In Cryptococcus gattii WM276 chromosome A, complete sequence, one genomic interval encodes:
- a CDS encoding Iron-sulfur protein required for ribosome biogenesis and translation initiation, putative; Rli1p (Similar to TIGR gene model, INSD accession AAW41230.1), with translation MSDKLTRVAIISDDKCKPKRCRQECKRSCPVVKMGKLCIEVNPSDKKAFISEELCIGCGICVKKCPFEAIQILNLPTNLESHVTHRYAANAFKLHRLPTPRPGQVLGLVGTNGIGKSTALKILSGKLKPNLGRYDDPPEWQEILKHFRGSELQNFFTKVLEDDIKAVTKPQYVDQIPRSIKVPNMTVGKMFDRQTELPNRAELEEDLELKHLQSREVSQLSGGELQRFAIGIASVRKADVYMFDEPSSYLDIRQRLAAARVIRGLVNSTNYVIVVEHDLSTLDYLSDFICVLYGVPGTYGVVTMPYSVREGINIFLDGMIPTENLRFRDESLTFKISETVDEVQAPKTRRYQYPNMTKTLGNFKLHVDEGEYSDSEILVMLGENGMGKTTLVQLLGGKMEPDEGKDKISLRVSMKPQTISPKFPGSVRMLLLKRIKGAFMHPQFNSDVMKPMNIEPIMDQDVQTLSGGELQRVAICLVLGVPADVLLIDEPSAYLDSEQRIVASKVIKKFVMSSKRTAFIVEHDFIMATYLADRVIVFDGQPGKESWARKPEGLLTGMNKFLKSLDITFRRDPTNFRPRINKMDSLKDKEQKAEGAYFFVDSE, from the exons ATGTCTGACAAGCTCACTCGTGTCGCCATCATCTCTGATGATAAG TGCAAGCCCAAGCGATG TCGTCAAGAATGCAAGCGGTCATGTCCTGTAGTCAAGATGGGCAAGCTTTGTATTGAAGTCAATCCCAGTGACAAGAAGGCGTTCATTTCTGAAGAGCTCTGTATCGGTTGTGGTATCTGTGTCAAGAA GTGTCCCTTCGAAGCCATTCAAATTCTTAACCTTCCCACCAACCTTGAATCCCACGTTACCCACCGATACGCCGCCAACGCTTTCAAGCTCCACCGACTTCCCACTCCTCGTCCCGGCCAAGTCCTTGGTCTAGTTGGTACCAACGGTATCGGTAAATCTACCGCCCTCAAAATCCTGTCGGGCAAGCTCAAGCCTAACCTTGGACGATATGACGACCCTCCCGAGTGGCAAGAGATTTTAAAACACTTCCGTGGTTCTGAGCTGCAAAATTTCTTTACCAAGGTTCTTGAGGACGATATCAAGGCCGTTACCAAGCCTCAATATGTCGATCAGATCCCTAGAAGTATCAAGGTGCCCAACATGACCGTTGGCAAGATGTTTGACCGACAAACTGAGTTGCCCAACCGTGCTGAGCTCGAGGAAGACCTTGAATTGAAGCACTTGCAGTCTCGAGAAGTCTCTCAATTGTCTGGTGGAGAGTTGCAGAGGTTCGCCATTGGTATTGCGAGTGTCAGGAAGGCTGATGTCTACATGTTTGACGAGCCTTCATCTTATCTTGATATTCGACAGCGTTTGGCCGCTGCTCGAGTGATTCGTGGTCTGGTCAACTCTACCAACTATGTCATTGTCGTCGAGCACGATTTGTCCACTTTGGACTACCTTTCTGACTTCATTTGTGTGCTCTACGGTGTCCCCGGTACCTACGGTGTCGTTACCATGCCTTACTCTGTTCGAGAAGGTATCAATATTTTCCTTGACGGTATGATCCCCACTGAAAACCTTCGATTCCGAGACGAATCTCTCACTTTCAAGATTTCCGAGACTGTCGATGAGGTGCAAGCTCCCAAGACCCGACGATACCAGTACCCCAACATGACCAAGACTCTTGGTAACTTCAAGCTTCACGTCGACGAAGGAGAGTACTCTGACTCTGAGATCTTGGTCATGCTTGGTGAGAATGGTATGGGTAAGACAACGTTGGTGCAGTTGTTGGGTGGTAAGATGGAGCCCGATGAGGGCAAGGACAAGATCTCATTGAGGGTTTCCATGAAGCCTCAAACTA TTTCCCCCAAATTCCCTGGTTCCGTGCGAATGTTGTTGTTGAAGAGGATCAAGGGCGCCTTTATGC ACCCTCAATTCAACTCCGACGTTATGAAGCCTATGAACATTGAGCCCATTATGGACCAGGACGTCCAGACATTGTCTGGAGGTGAGCTTCAACGAGTGGCCATCTGTCTCGTGCTCGGTGTGCCTGCCGATGTCCTCCTTATCGACGAACCTTCGGCGTACCTCGACTCTGAACAACGTATTGTTGCGAGCAAGGTTATCAAGAAGTTTGTCATGTCTTCCAAGCGAACAGCTTTCATTGTCGAACACGATTTCATCATGGCTACCTATCTTGCGGACCGAGTCATTGTCTTTGATGGTCAACCTGGTAAAGAGTCATGGGCAAGAAA ACCTGAGGGTCTTTTGACCGGTATGAACAAGTTCCTCAAGTCTCTTGACATCACATTCCGAAGAGATCCTACCAACTT CCGACCACGTATCAACAAGATGGACTCTTTGAAGGACAAGGAGCAGAAGG CCGAGGGCGCATACTTCTTTGTCGACTCTGAGTAA